In a single window of the Cupriavidus sp. P-10 genome:
- a CDS encoding mannose-1-phosphate guanylyltransferase/mannose-6-phosphate isomerase: MLKTTQVETDTVAAAQPEGQDDDGGAHPRAQRLRLAPVVLAGGAGTRLWPLSREHYPKQLIDLVGTDSLLQATLRRLSGFGAQREVVPEAIIACGEEHRFTTAEQLAKAGVEARLVVEPARRNTAPALTVAAWLAQGKGEDVILVVMPADHAILDGAAFHHAIAVAAEHAERGAMVTLGVPPTRPETGYGYIRLGEALGDGAHGIARFVEKPAQELAAQYVQSGQYWWNSGIFVVRATVWLRALQALQPAIYEACMTAVIGGKLQAPYFRPEGQSFMQCPSDSIDYAVMERLDQPDAPCRGVVVPLAAGWSDLGSWEAVWDATEKDVDGNAARGRVMFEGASASYAYSDGRLVACVGTSNIVVVETADAVLVADRSHVQDVKSLVERIKAQRAPEAADHRKVRRPWGFYDSIDHGERFQVKRIVVAPGAQLSLQLHHHRAEHWVVVSGTARVTRGDESFLLAENQSTYIPLGVAHRLENPGKLPLEIIEIQSGGYLGEDDIVRIEDNYGRCG; the protein is encoded by the coding sequence ATGCTGAAGACGACGCAAGTGGAGACGGACACGGTGGCAGCCGCGCAGCCCGAAGGCCAGGATGATGACGGCGGCGCGCATCCACGCGCGCAGCGGCTGCGCCTGGCGCCGGTGGTGCTGGCCGGCGGCGCCGGCACGCGGCTGTGGCCGCTGTCGCGCGAGCACTATCCCAAGCAACTGATCGACCTGGTCGGCACCGACTCGCTGCTGCAGGCGACCTTGCGCCGGCTGTCCGGCTTCGGCGCGCAGCGCGAGGTGGTGCCCGAAGCCATCATCGCCTGCGGCGAGGAGCACCGCTTCACCACCGCCGAGCAACTGGCCAAAGCCGGCGTCGAGGCGCGCCTGGTGGTCGAGCCCGCGCGGCGCAATACGGCACCCGCGCTGACCGTGGCCGCGTGGCTGGCACAGGGCAAGGGCGAAGACGTGATCCTGGTGGTGATGCCTGCCGACCACGCCATTCTCGACGGCGCCGCTTTCCATCACGCCATCGCCGTCGCCGCAGAGCACGCCGAGCGCGGTGCGATGGTGACGCTGGGCGTGCCGCCGACGCGGCCCGAGACCGGCTACGGCTACATCCGGCTGGGCGAGGCGCTCGGCGACGGTGCCCACGGCATCGCGCGCTTCGTCGAGAAGCCCGCGCAGGAGCTGGCGGCGCAGTATGTGCAGAGCGGCCAGTACTGGTGGAACAGCGGCATCTTCGTGGTCCGCGCCACGGTCTGGCTGCGGGCGCTGCAGGCGCTGCAGCCGGCGATCTACGAAGCCTGCATGACCGCGGTGATCGGCGGCAAGCTGCAGGCGCCGTACTTCAGGCCCGAGGGCCAGTCCTTCATGCAGTGCCCGTCGGACTCGATCGACTATGCGGTGATGGAGCGCCTCGACCAGCCTGACGCGCCTTGCCGCGGCGTAGTGGTGCCGCTCGCCGCGGGCTGGTCGGACCTGGGTTCGTGGGAAGCAGTGTGGGACGCCACCGAGAAGGATGTCGACGGCAACGCCGCCCGCGGCCGCGTGATGTTCGAGGGTGCCAGTGCCAGCTATGCCTACTCCGACGGGCGCCTGGTGGCCTGCGTGGGCACCAGCAACATCGTCGTGGTCGAGACCGCGGATGCGGTCCTGGTGGCCGATCGCTCGCATGTGCAGGACGTCAAGAGCCTGGTCGAGCGGATCAAGGCACAGCGCGCGCCCGAGGCCGCGGACCACCGCAAGGTGCGCCGCCCGTGGGGCTTCTATGACTCGATCGACCACGGCGAGCGCTTCCAGGTCAAGCGCATCGTGGTGGCGCCCGGCGCGCAGCTGTCGCTGCAGCTGCATCACCACCGCGCCGAGCACTGGGTCGTGGTCAGTGGCACCGCGCGTGTCACGCGCGGCGACGAGAGCTTCCTGCTGGCGGAGAACCAGTCGACCTATATCCCGCTCGGCGTGGCGCACCGTCTGGAGAACCCCGGGAAGCTGCCGCTGGAAATCATCGAGATCCAGTCCGGCGGCTACCTGGGCGAAGACGACATCGTGCGCATCGAGGACAACTACGGGCGTTGCGGATAG
- a CDS encoding GlxA family transcriptional regulator, which yields MPYAHVEPPAASVFSTTPFLNPTRGNARHIGILLYEGFSLLGAGLVAELFQTANEIGAPAGGSRRITYDVRFLSVEGGSVTCSAAVRVWTDSLDPRRPAGLDMLFIAGGEGARAAASDTRLLCWLRAACATTDSVRPIAEGRAVLVAAGVIDPAAVPRRPHLPLMASNDDTEMRLESMKGALAVIRRDLGVDVARAVVERVLPAWTDQLLPRLADAGLTSAADKIRAAARWLQQNCEHDVSIADAAEVATMSERNFLRRFKLEMGATPSDFLLQARLETACGLLAETELPVDKVARRSGMGNGDRLAKIFRKRLSLSPTEFRQRHKADGKADSKADSKADSKADSKADSKADSKADSKADKVNKAHKAATDS from the coding sequence ATGCCGTACGCCCACGTCGAGCCGCCCGCAGCCAGTGTTTTTTCCACGACACCCTTTCTGAACCCAACCCGCGGCAACGCGCGGCACATCGGCATCCTGCTTTATGAGGGTTTTTCGCTCCTTGGTGCGGGACTGGTTGCGGAGCTGTTCCAGACCGCCAACGAAATTGGTGCACCCGCCGGCGGCAGCCGCCGCATTACCTACGACGTGCGCTTCCTGTCGGTCGAGGGTGGCAGCGTGACATGCTCCGCGGCGGTGCGCGTCTGGACCGACAGTCTGGACCCGCGCCGCCCCGCCGGCCTCGACATGCTCTTCATTGCCGGCGGCGAGGGCGCCCGCGCCGCGGCCAGCGACACGCGCCTGCTGTGCTGGCTGCGCGCCGCCTGCGCCACCACCGACAGCGTGCGCCCGATTGCCGAAGGCAGGGCGGTGCTCGTTGCCGCCGGCGTGATCGATCCCGCCGCAGTGCCGCGGCGCCCGCACCTGCCGCTGATGGCGTCGAACGATGACACCGAAATGCGCCTGGAATCGATGAAAGGCGCGCTCGCCGTGATCCGGCGCGACCTGGGCGTGGACGTGGCCCGCGCGGTGGTCGAGCGCGTGCTGCCGGCCTGGACCGACCAGCTCCTGCCGCGCCTGGCCGATGCCGGCCTGACCAGCGCCGCCGACAAGATCCGCGCGGCCGCGCGCTGGCTGCAGCAGAACTGCGAACACGATGTCTCGATCGCCGACGCCGCCGAGGTGGCGACCATGAGCGAGCGCAACTTCCTGCGCCGCTTCAAGCTGGAGATGGGGGCCACCCCGTCCGACTTCCTGCTGCAGGCCCGCCTCGAGACCGCGTGCGGGCTGCTGGCCGAGACCGAGTTGCCGGTGGACAAGGTGGCGCGCCGCTCCGGCATGGGCAACGGGGACCGCCTGGCCAAGATCTTCCGCAAGCGGCTGTCGCTGTCACCGACCGAATTCCGCCAGCGCCACAAGGCAGACGGCAAGGCAGACAGCAAGGCAGACAGCAAGGCAGACAGCAAGGCAGACAGCAAGGCAGACAGCAAGGCAGACAGCAAGGCAGACAGCAAGGCAGACAAGGTAAACAAGGCGCACAAGGCCGCCACCGACAGCTGA
- a CDS encoding glycosyltransferase family 4 protein: protein MRILHLVLSPRMSGAEILVRDLALYQQRGGETVAVAALMPAHDDFAPLRAQLAAAGVACSFPPRAQRPLARLWTLHGVMRRWRPDIVFAHATIPAFYARALPTRVPVVYVMHSAVNDFQRDLFRWTERLLSRRARAVVGVAQSNVRDYLAEVGPHPRLTVIPNGVDISRFGLPAIAPPEGAPLLLQVGRYDAVKNQLHTVRAFHALLQQVPQARLALYGVFEDAAYYGKVRTLVAQLGLASKVSINGPSDNVPGLLAQASVFAMPSASEAHSIAFLEALASGIPVVASAIPAFVFARGHDAVQLVDCADAGAYAQALARALAQPRAVRPLDGLTLQDTARRYQAIAHEVLGVV, encoded by the coding sequence ATGCGCATACTTCATCTGGTGCTGTCGCCGCGCATGTCGGGCGCGGAGATCCTGGTGCGTGACCTCGCGCTTTACCAGCAGCGCGGCGGCGAGACCGTGGCCGTGGCGGCGCTGATGCCTGCCCACGATGACTTCGCGCCGCTGCGGGCGCAGCTCGCCGCGGCCGGCGTGGCGTGCAGCTTCCCGCCGCGCGCGCAGCGCCCGCTGGCGCGGCTGTGGACCCTGCACGGCGTGATGCGCCGCTGGCGGCCGGACATCGTCTTTGCCCACGCCACCATCCCGGCATTCTATGCGCGCGCCTTGCCCACGCGCGTGCCGGTCGTGTACGTGATGCACTCCGCGGTCAATGACTTCCAGCGCGACCTGTTCCGCTGGACCGAGCGCCTGCTGTCGCGGCGCGCCCGCGCGGTGGTGGGCGTGGCCCAGAGCAACGTGCGCGACTACCTGGCCGAGGTCGGCCCGCATCCGCGCCTGACGGTGATTCCCAATGGCGTCGATATCAGCCGCTTCGGGTTGCCGGCGATCGCGCCGCCGGAAGGCGCGCCCCTGCTGCTGCAGGTAGGCCGCTACGACGCGGTCAAGAACCAGCTCCATACCGTGCGCGCCTTCCATGCGCTGCTGCAGCAGGTGCCGCAGGCGCGGCTGGCGCTGTACGGGGTGTTCGAAGACGCCGCGTACTACGGCAAGGTGCGGACGCTGGTCGCGCAGCTCGGCCTGGCCAGCAAGGTCAGCATCAACGGTCCGTCTGACAACGTGCCCGGGCTGCTGGCGCAGGCATCGGTATTCGCGATGCCCTCGGCATCGGAAGCGCACAGCATCGCCTTTCTTGAGGCGCTGGCCAGTGGCATCCCGGTTGTCGCCAGCGCGATTCCCGCGTTTGTGTTCGCGCGCGGACACGATGCGGTGCAACTGGTCGATTGCGCGGATGCCGGGGCTTACGCGCAGGCGCTGGCGCGCGCACTGGCGCAGCCGCGGGCCGTGCGGCCACTGGATGGACTGACGCTGCAGGATACGGCGCGGCGCTACCAGGCGATTGCACACGAAGTGCTGGGCGTGGTGTGA
- a CDS encoding oligosaccharide flippase family protein yields MIKTLKFVAALPRRRPGASSAVWVLAQQALVRGMVAVKFLVVGRLLGPETLGVAGVALLAVAIAEALSDTGLPQAVIQAQRAPAPAELGAVWSALVCRGALVALLLLGLAPLLEAQFHLAGALLLLQLAAALPLLRGMASPAYYVVTRERNFRQVAALEITVAVADCAISVGCALGGAGAYSVVIGLLAAETLKSVLTWATMRPRPPLRLRWTGIGHYLGFSRWIWAASVVNLLLNQFDKVMVGKLLGPAQLGAYQMSSKLAQMLLADAGIAMSQYLFPTFAARHRQQDGSAPRLLRRLLGLGALALALAVVALNLVAAPLFLLLLGPGWLEAVPLFRVFTLNMAIGALIALLVAYLRAIGAPRVATHASVVQVGVLLVCVPPATHWWGATGIAWSMTLGLASAMAWMLAAALRSK; encoded by the coding sequence ATGATCAAGACGCTGAAATTCGTGGCGGCGCTGCCGCGCCGGCGGCCCGGCGCCAGTTCGGCCGTATGGGTGCTGGCGCAGCAGGCACTGGTGCGCGGCATGGTCGCGGTCAAGTTCCTGGTAGTGGGACGGTTGCTGGGGCCAGAGACGCTGGGGGTGGCCGGCGTGGCGCTGCTGGCGGTGGCGATTGCCGAGGCGCTCAGCGACACCGGCCTGCCGCAGGCGGTCATCCAGGCCCAGCGCGCGCCGGCGCCGGCCGAGCTGGGCGCGGTGTGGTCGGCGCTGGTTTGCCGCGGTGCGCTGGTGGCCTTGCTGCTGCTCGGACTGGCGCCGCTGCTGGAAGCGCAGTTCCACCTGGCCGGCGCGCTGCTGTTGCTGCAGCTCGCCGCCGCGCTGCCCTTGCTGCGGGGCATGGCCTCGCCTGCCTATTACGTGGTGACCCGCGAGCGCAATTTCCGGCAGGTCGCTGCGCTGGAGATCACGGTGGCGGTGGCCGATTGCGCCATCAGCGTCGGCTGTGCGCTCGGCGGCGCCGGTGCCTACAGCGTGGTGATCGGCCTGCTTGCGGCCGAGACGCTGAAGAGCGTGCTGACCTGGGCCACCATGCGCCCGCGCCCGCCACTGCGGCTGCGCTGGACCGGCATCGGCCATTACCTGGGCTTCAGCCGCTGGATCTGGGCAGCCAGCGTGGTCAACCTGCTGCTCAACCAGTTCGACAAGGTGATGGTCGGCAAGCTGCTGGGGCCGGCGCAGCTGGGCGCGTACCAGATGTCATCCAAGCTGGCGCAGATGCTGCTGGCCGACGCCGGCATCGCCATGTCGCAATACCTGTTTCCCACCTTTGCCGCGCGCCACCGCCAGCAGGACGGCAGCGCGCCGCGCCTGCTGCGCCGGCTGCTGGGCCTGGGCGCGCTTGCGCTGGCCCTGGCGGTGGTGGCGCTCAACCTGGTGGCGGCACCGCTGTTCCTTCTGCTGCTCGGCCCCGGCTGGCTGGAGGCAGTGCCGCTGTTCCGGGTGTTCACGCTGAACATGGCCATCGGCGCGCTGATCGCGCTGCTGGTGGCATACCTGCGCGCCATTGGCGCGCCACGCGTGGCCACGCATGCCTCGGTGGTGCAGGTGGGCGTGCTGCTGGTCTGCGTGCCGCCGGCCACGCACTGGTGGGGCGCCACCGGGATCGCGTGGTCCATGACCCTGGGACTGGCCAGCGCCATGGCATGGATGCTGGCCGCCGCTTTGAGGAGCAAGTAA
- a CDS encoding glycosyltransferase, translating to MPDASLFIIEPDFSGHRWRYVEWALQAYAEAGRHCVMVTDAANLGHPLAQALQSGRHPGCTLLALPLPPDAGRGAGRIAYVRYWRIFRHLYRQACAAHRAGLVLVPYADYFLWALPLLGSPFGATPWLGITMRAGFHHHRVGVRAPRQPLVNAVKTLLFRRALRTPGLKTLLSIDPTLPAWHGDRSGAALTYLADPSPDMTPATRAAGRARLGLTPGSGPVLLVYGAITARKGIRELVCALATHRAAPRLVVAGAQDDEIRAWLPAAAAGLSPPPLVLDRFIPEPEEADLFSACDAVWLGYQGHYGMSGVLVQAYRFGKPVLATADGLIGWFCGGRDLGPVMDDLSPVAIHRALDQLMQPPSPLPSPRPAGTGSHAHLLARHTVTEFKLTLRRAAA from the coding sequence ATGCCCGATGCCAGCCTCTTCATCATCGAACCTGACTTCTCCGGCCACCGCTGGCGCTACGTGGAGTGGGCGCTGCAGGCCTATGCCGAGGCGGGCCGGCATTGCGTGATGGTGACCGACGCCGCCAACCTCGGGCATCCGCTGGCACAGGCGCTGCAGTCCGGCCGCCATCCCGGCTGCACGCTGCTGGCACTGCCGCTGCCGCCCGACGCCGGACGCGGCGCCGGGCGCATCGCCTACGTCCGCTACTGGCGCATCTTCCGGCACCTGTACCGGCAGGCCTGCGCCGCGCACCGCGCAGGGCTGGTGCTGGTTCCCTATGCGGACTATTTCCTGTGGGCGCTGCCGCTGCTGGGGTCGCCGTTCGGCGCCACGCCGTGGCTCGGCATCACCATGCGCGCCGGCTTCCACCATCATCGCGTGGGCGTGCGCGCGCCGCGCCAGCCGCTGGTCAATGCGGTCAAGACCCTGCTCTTTCGCCGCGCGCTGCGCACGCCGGGGCTGAAGACGCTGCTGTCGATCGATCCCACCCTGCCCGCCTGGCATGGCGACCGCAGCGGCGCGGCGCTGACCTACCTCGCCGACCCGAGTCCCGACATGACGCCGGCCACGCGGGCGGCGGGACGAGCCCGGCTCGGGCTGACCCCGGGCAGCGGCCCGGTGCTGCTGGTCTACGGTGCCATCACCGCGCGCAAGGGCATACGCGAACTGGTCTGCGCCCTTGCCACCCACCGCGCCGCGCCGCGGCTGGTGGTGGCCGGTGCCCAGGACGACGAGATCCGGGCGTGGCTGCCTGCCGCGGCCGCAGGCCTGTCGCCGCCGCCGCTGGTGCTGGACCGCTTCATCCCGGAGCCAGAGGAAGCGGACCTGTTCTCCGCCTGCGACGCGGTGTGGCTCGGCTACCAGGGCCACTACGGCATGAGCGGCGTGCTGGTGCAGGCCTACCGCTTCGGCAAGCCAGTGCTGGCCACGGCGGACGGCCTGATCGGCTGGTTCTGCGGCGGCCGCGACCTGGGCCCGGTGATGGACGACCTGTCGCCCGTGGCCATCCATCGCGCGCTGGACCAGCTCATGCAACCGCCCTCGCCTTTACCCTCTCCCCGGCCGGCAGGCACCGGCTCGCATGCGCACCTGCTGGCGCGCCACACCGTCACCGAATTCAAACTGACGCTGCGCCGCGCGGCGGCATAG